AGGATTTGTGGCTCAGctgcatcttttcttttttcctctctctctctgtggatgTTCCAGCATACCGAGAGAAGATGCGAGAGCTCCCCCTGGTGTCTCTCTTCTGCTCCTGCATCCTCCCCCAACCCAGAGACACCACGGCCGACAAGGAAGGTTAGCAACACTCTTttatctcagttttaaagctagagtgaagatactggtatcatatgaaactataaaaacctgatgaatccatcggtaccaaccatgtcatactagcttgtcctgaaggaggttaaataacgctccaaacttacactaaatgttggtgaggaaaaactgtcatgtccattttcaaaggggtctcttgacctctgacctccagatcagtgaatgtaaatgggttctatgggtacccacgagtctcccctttacagacatgccctctttatgataatcacatgcagtttggggcaagtcatagtcaagtcagcatttaatgctaaatgcagtacctgtgagggtttctggatcaatatctgtcattgttttgtgttgttaattgatttacaataatcaatatatacttacatttgcataaagcagcatatttgtccactcccatgttgataagatactaataaatctccctttaaggtacattttgatacaTAACATCAACTCAATTCGTCAACAAatcatatcatcatcatcataatattgATTGCTGCATTATAGAACAATGTTATTAGTTCCATCTTTGACTTTCCTGCTGTGAcaagtgaaaaaagaaaatggtaaTCATTTGGAAATtaccaaaaaatacaaaaggttCTCTGATGTAGGCAGGCGATAATGACTCAAGTTAGCTGGCGTTATTCAGACAGATGAAGTACTAGATGGTAAAACAGGTGATGGTCAGTGATCAAACATGTCGAGATATTATCATCTCATGCTCAACTTTACTTGCAGTACAGCAGGAAAGACTTTTGTGTGTAAAACTTATGTGAACTACAGAAAAaagcctatcccagcatgcattgggtGAAAAGAGGGGGTGTCACCAGTATATCAGTATCTAGTATCTCCATTTCACCTAACCTGCTTGTCTTTGGAGGAACCTGGAGCCACACAGACGTTATACAGATAGTGGAAACCATTGATTATTAACGGTCTCGTGCTCCTCTTGCAGCAGGCGTGGTGGACCTGAACCTGTGCAACATCCGGGACATGGAGGTGATCGAGCTGAGCAAGCGGACGAGCGGCCAGGCCTTCGAGGTCATCCTGAAGCCGCCCACCTTCGACGGCGGCCCGGAGCTGAGGGCGACCACGCCGCCTCGCGGGAAACCCTCGCTGGAGGAGATCCAGAAGAAACTGGACGCTGctcaggagaggaggaaggtgggTGTGACAATGAGGGCAACATTGATTGTTATTGTCAGGTACCGCTGGGCTAGTTCTCACTGCGAGTGATGATCCACCGTAAGCCTCATAGAACAAGAGCCGAGCTAGCGGCTCCGTGAGGCTGTAGgggctttgagctaaatgctaacatcagcatgcaaacatgctaacatgctgatatttagcAACTTTACCCTCTTACttaagcatgttagcatgctaacatttgctaattagcaccaaaCACAAAGTAGGCCTACAGCTGaggctaaagctgcattcacaccaaatcaggaGTTTCAGCGAAAACACCAGTCCTTCCATTGATTTGAATGTGGGGTAGTACGTTTAAGCTGGTGGCCAATCATATAACCGGTGATCCAGAGCTGTAAAAGCCGGCAATGATGGAGTACAAAGACGGTAATCATTGTGCGGTTGCTTGGTGTTGATGGGCCATTAGTGACAAGTGACACTGCCACACCGCCGCAACAACCATGCTCTATACTGCCGCAACGCCTTATTTGGTGTGAATGAAGTCTAAATgcgaatgtcattagttttgcaggtatttggtcataaacaaaaGTATTGGATGAACAAAATCATTAcgattcatcctgaggggaatatCAATGTCTGAAACAAATTTCACGCCAATCCATGATgtggttgttgagatatttcagtttggaccaCAGTGGTGGACCGACAAAAAACAGTAGCCCCACAATCAATCCCTGAGGAACCCCGCAAGTTATTTTACAGTGTTATCGCTGATGATTGTCTGAGACATTCAAGGAAATCCTAGCCACAGCACTCTCTTTTAGCCATATTTCTGATTATCAGCATTAAGGCTGCAAACTAGTTTGATTGGAagtctttgatttttgattgGCATTCACGTCGACCAAACACAGAGCATGGATGATTTGGTGCGATATCACGCAGCTGCAGTCAAACCAGAAAACAAGACCACCAATAAACTAGTGGCCAACAGACTCATAGTGACACAGTAAAGACAAACAGTGAATTGGCCTCTGTTCTTTaaaatctgacaaaaaaatgattctgttggaaaaagcaaaaccaaaaacacgccctctcctctgtctccctctagTGTCATGAGGCGGAACTGCTGAAGCACCTGGCCGAGAGGAGGGAGCACGAGCGCGAAGTCGCTCAGAAAGCTCTGACCAAAGAGCGCCAGGAGCACCGCGCCGACGCCGACAAGGAGCAGCGGCAGATGCACCTGAACGCCTCACAGGAGCGACtgcaggaggaggtgaggacgCAGGTTTTTTTTATCGTCAGCTTTCGTTCTCATTTGCTGAGATGATTTATGATTCTGTTTTATGGGAATGGATCACTAACAgggagtttgtgtttgtgtctttcagGACAAGCACAGTGTGGAGGTGAGGacgagctggaggaggaggaggaggagggcattCTGGGTAGCTGCACTGTGACAAAATATGAAGACAGTGGTGTGATGACAAGGGGTTgacaaaataatgttaaatgGAAAAGCATTCTTAATGTAATAGTTTGACATTGTGGGACTTTATTGCAGAGAGTGTCTGTATGTTACGTACACAGCTGGAGTTAGGAcaatgttagcttagcataaagactggaagtgaggggaaacagctagcctgactctcTAAAGCTCACTGGTTAACAGTTTGTATCTCGTCTTGATTCATCAACATCTGAATCAAGACAATGTTGGATGTCCTGCCATTCTCCATGTGTGTTAGCCACGTGCTAACTCCAGCCCGTTTCTTCTGCCTACAGGTGTCTTGATGGCCTGATCACAACACAAGCTGAACCTTATTTGGAAGCCATTTTGGAGGGCTGATGAGCTGAGGATTGATGTGCCGGCACAACCTGGCACTGCTCCGACTGGGAGACTGACAGGACAAAGAGACTCTGAAAagagtgagaagaagaagaagaaaacgaggaggaggaggaggactgagGAAGAGTCCGACTGCTCGACCTCCTCCCGTACAACCAGGACTCTTTTTAAACGAGATAAAACTTGTGAAGGACGCTGCATATTCATCATTAGATAGTTCACAGGGGTTTTACTGTGCTTTGTTGCTATGCCAACAGTGccaatgtgttcatgtgtgtgattGTAAAAGTGTGAAAGGTGGACCAAAACCATACCTGAAACAGAACCCGGACACGAGTCCAAGGAGTCCAGAAAACAGCCAGCTGGACTGCAGTAGCTGCACCGGGCGTCTTCTACTTCTACGTCAAAATGATCCCTCACAGAAAGACACAGGCTGGACCGCCTCTTCCTGCTGAGAGGGTTGAATGTGTTGGAGTCTCTGCTACCTGGATGTACAACTGATCTGAGTTAAACAGCTCTATCTCCTGGACGGTTTAGATCatcacatttactgtaaaaccATGACAACAAGAAAGACATCTAGTGGCAGATGTAGGGAAGTGTAGTGAGTCAAGACCGAGTCCTAACACAGATCAAGACCAAGCCAAGACCAATACCAGGAAAGGCAAAAAGGTTAACTGGACTTTGTTGACACCAAAGTCTGTTGTAGGCTAGATTAGTGTCTGAGACTGAGAGTCCAAGTCTGGATGAAAACACCCACCAAACCAAGACAAGGCCGGGTCAAAAACACTCACTGAGGCGAATCCGCATCAGAGCGCTCGTTAGAGTTGGACATGTCCGGttgaaaatgaccacaaaagTCTAAGTTCATACATTCACAAGATAGAGAGTCTGAGTCAAAACGCCCATGACACTGAGACAAGTGCAAGTTAAAACATAGATGATACCGAGACAAGTTCAAATTATAACACTCACAGGACCGAGACGAGTCCAAGTTAGAGCATTCGCAAAACCAAGACGAGTTTGAATCAAAGCATTCGCAAAACTGAGACGAGTCCGAGTCAAACACACTTGAGATCGATACGAAGTAATAAGTCATTAAAACTTGAGTACTACAGTCCGGCTTTCACAGCACccaagtttttgtttttcagattcTGTATTAGGAATAAGTTTCATATTTCTGAATATCAAGACAACGTACTGAAATTAACAACTAAAATGTTAGCGAACAAGACCTTTGTTTGTTGTGTGGCTAACATTGCTATATGACGGGATATCTACCTGTCCAACAATCATTATACCAACCGCCCCACCCCCTCatgatatgaatgaatgaatgaatctcGCTGGTGAATAACTGATAATCGATTGTGTAAATtgtttacagctgtgtgtgtcagtttgttTCCCTGGCAACGTCAATGTAAAGGAGTCagggtgtgatgatgatgatgatgatgatgatgatgtacagaaatcacattatattttaaattcaagaataaaacaatgacaCTTTACttctttgttaatttttttttttttattgagtcAACACCACATCCAGCCTCTGAATAAATACatcaacattaatatatcaCCAATAAATACCtaatgaaatatgttttaaataggaaataatttaaataaaccataaatagaACATACTATATGAAACAcatccaataataataataataataataataataataataatctgttttaAACTTCATCTCCAAAGTGTAGTTGTCTAGTTTCTCCATTTCTCTGGAGACAAAtttaaagaatgtaaacaaaagaaaataagttaatagattAATTTACCATCCAGCGGATCACAGAGCAGCATGTAGGAAAACTTTCACCTCACATCAAATTAAATACA
Above is a genomic segment from Sebastes umbrosus isolate fSebUmb1 chromosome 2, fSebUmb1.pri, whole genome shotgun sequence containing:
- the LOC119481657 gene encoding stathmin-4-like, whose amino-acid sequence is MTLAAYREKMRELPLVSLFCSCILPQPRDTTADKEAGVVDLNLCNIRDMEVIELSKRTSGQAFEVILKPPTFDGGPELRATTPPRGKPSLEEIQKKLDAAQERRKCHEAELLKHLAERREHEREVAQKALTKERQEHRADADKEQRQMHLNASQERLQEEDKHSVEVS